In Flavobacterium sp. WV_118_3, one DNA window encodes the following:
- a CDS encoding SDR family oxidoreductase: MKILLTGVTGYIAKRLLPVLIENKHQVVCCVRDKNRFFYNKDFEPYITVIEVDFLKKETLTHIPADIDVAFYLIHSMSTEHGDFENMEKVCANNFKAIISDTTARQVIYLGGISNSDHLSKHLKSRQNVASILATGSYALTTLKAGIIVGSGSGSFEIIRDLVEKLPVMVTPKWLKTKCQPIAIRNVIEFLVGVIGKPETYDKSYDIAGPDILTYKEMLLHYARIRGLKRRILIVPVMTPKLSSYWLYFVTSTSYPLARNLVNSMKVEVIAQPNNLRELLAVALLDYDTSIRLAFEKIEQNNVLSSWKDAQTSAILNSGMSTLLEVPVFGCFRDIRTAKLKKPEVALARIWAIGGQTGWYYGNWLWKIRGFMDQLAGGVGMRRGRKSTIDLYAGDALDFWRVLVADKEAKRLLLYAEMKLPGEAWLEFKINEQDQLIQTATFRPLGISGRLYWYSVLPFHGFIFSGMIQRIANPDKI, translated from the coding sequence ATGAAAATACTATTGACTGGCGTTACAGGATACATTGCTAAAAGATTACTTCCCGTACTGATCGAAAATAAACACCAGGTTGTTTGTTGTGTCAGGGATAAAAACCGATTCTTTTACAACAAAGATTTTGAACCCTATATTACGGTAATTGAAGTCGACTTCTTAAAAAAAGAGACTTTAACCCATATTCCCGCGGATATAGACGTCGCTTTCTATTTAATTCATTCGATGTCTACCGAACATGGTGACTTTGAAAACATGGAAAAAGTTTGCGCAAATAATTTTAAAGCAATAATTTCCGACACCACTGCCCGCCAGGTAATTTATTTGGGTGGCATCAGCAATTCCGATCATCTTTCCAAACACTTAAAATCGAGACAAAATGTTGCCTCCATCCTTGCAACGGGCAGTTATGCCCTCACAACTTTAAAAGCCGGAATAATTGTAGGCTCCGGAAGTGGATCCTTTGAAATTATCAGGGATCTGGTAGAAAAACTTCCGGTTATGGTAACCCCCAAATGGCTAAAAACAAAATGCCAGCCCATTGCCATCAGAAATGTAATTGAATTTCTTGTAGGTGTAATCGGAAAACCCGAAACATACGACAAAAGCTATGACATTGCAGGCCCTGACATTTTAACGTATAAAGAAATGCTATTGCACTATGCCCGGATCAGAGGTTTAAAAAGAAGGATACTGATTGTCCCCGTGATGACCCCGAAACTCTCCTCCTATTGGCTTTACTTTGTAACTTCCACCTCCTATCCGCTGGCGCGGAACCTTGTGAACAGCATGAAAGTGGAAGTTATTGCCCAACCGAACAACCTAAGAGAATTATTAGCTGTAGCACTGCTCGACTATGATACTTCTATCCGATTAGCTTTTGAAAAAATCGAACAAAACAATGTCCTTTCCAGTTGGAAAGATGCCCAGACCAGTGCTATTTTAAATAGCGGAATGAGTACCTTATTAGAAGTTCCTGTTTTTGGATGCTTTCGTGACATTCGTACAGCAAAACTTAAAAAACCAGAAGTTGCCCTTGCCCGAATATGGGCAATTGGCGGACAAACGGGTTGGTACTACGGCAACTGGCTCTGGAAAATACGAGGATTTATGGACCAATTGGCAGGAGGCGTTGGTATGCGTCGTGGCAGAAAAAGCACCATTGATTTGTATGCCGGCGATGCTCTTGACTTTTGGCGTGTACTGGTAGCCGACAAAGAAGCAAAGCGATTGCTTCTGTATGCGGAAATGAAACTCCCCGGTGAAGCGTGGCTGGAATTTAAAATCAATGAGCAGGACCAGCTTATTCAAACCGCAACTTTCCGACCGCTGGGAATTAGCGGAAGATTGTACTGGTATAGCGTTTTACCTTTTCACGGTTTTATATTCAGTGGCATGATCCAGCGCATTGCAAATCCGGACAAAATATAA
- a CDS encoding MarR family transcriptional regulator gives MNYNLIKDILSLMEDFEAEILKNGAYSPDLKGFKLWMGNTFKPQNNEVQPAWEGKAIGRTSESVIASLVVHMNRFGKSYFKSAIYGSEFSTQEDVIYLIVLKFSKNMAKMDLIKKNVHDKPTGMQIINRLINKGWVSQTDSDSDKRSKILNITSTGLEALDGIMLKVRAATHIVSGDLAESEKLELIRLLNKLHDFHQRIYDKNIEPEKLLSEALLYSEN, from the coding sequence ATGAATTATAATTTGATTAAAGATATTCTGAGTTTAATGGAAGATTTTGAAGCTGAAATTCTGAAAAACGGGGCTTACAGTCCTGATTTGAAGGGTTTCAAGCTTTGGATGGGGAACACTTTTAAACCTCAAAACAATGAGGTGCAGCCAGCCTGGGAAGGAAAGGCCATAGGGAGAACATCGGAAAGTGTGATAGCAAGTTTGGTCGTTCATATGAATCGATTTGGTAAAAGCTATTTTAAGTCGGCTATTTATGGATCTGAATTTTCAACGCAGGAGGATGTGATCTACCTGATTGTTTTAAAGTTTAGTAAGAATATGGCAAAGATGGATTTGATAAAAAAAAATGTGCACGATAAGCCTACAGGAATGCAGATCATCAATCGTCTGATCAATAAAGGATGGGTTTCACAAACCGATTCGGATAGTGATAAAAGAAGTAAAATTCTCAATATTACTTCGACAGGACTTGAAGCATTAGACGGAATTATGTTAAAAGTGCGGGCGGCTACCCATATCGTTTCCGGTGATCTGGCCGAATCAGAAAAACTCGAATTGATTCGTCTTTTGAATAAGTTGCATGATTTCCACCAACGTATATACGATAAAAATATTGAGCCTGAAAAGCTCCTTTCTGAAGCCTTGCTGTATAGTGAAAATTGA
- the uraH gene encoding hydroxyisourate hydrolase: MKKFFAFVLVLFFSATISAQKKELYQLSSHILDITTGKPAPDVVIRLEQLSENNTWSLVSRKTTDANGRVGDFLPYGEIKHQGTYKLVFETAPYFKRQQRDSFYPWIEVVFAISDNQHYHVPITVSPFGYATYKGN, translated from the coding sequence ATGAAAAAATTTTTTGCCTTTGTTTTAGTCTTGTTTTTTAGTGCCACAATTTCGGCACAAAAAAAAGAGCTTTACCAGTTATCCAGTCATATTCTGGACATTACCACCGGTAAGCCTGCTCCTGATGTTGTTATCCGACTGGAGCAGCTTTCAGAAAATAACACCTGGTCGCTTGTGAGTCGGAAAACTACTGATGCGAATGGCAGAGTAGGTGATTTTTTACCGTACGGGGAAATCAAGCATCAGGGAACTTATAAATTGGTTTTTGAAACAGCACCATATTTTAAGAGGCAACAACGGGATAGTTTTTATCCCTGGATAGAGGTGGTTTTTGCCATCAGTGACAATCAGCATTACCATGTGCCCATCACGGTGAGTCCGTTCGGTTATGCTACTTATAAAGGAAATTAA
- a CDS encoding oleate hydratase produces MKKRIAIIGSGFSGLSAAAYAAKAGHEVHVFEKHDQPGGRARQFQTPEGFVFDMGPSWYWMPDVMEDFFRDFGTESAAFFQLISLNPQFDMVFSDGVLSVPEKLEDLQKLFESIETGAGENLEKFMEAARYKYTVGMKDFVTKPAHSWLEFFSPKIALSALKLDLLTNFRTYVSRYFKNDKLRMLMEFPVIFLGAAPQNIPALYSLMNYGGYALGTFYPMGGFYQLVLAMQKVAENQGAHFHFNKNIEKINARNGKIESIVSNGSEYFFDEVIASCDYHHMESLLDIADRNYNEDYWENRTFAPSSLIYYLGIDEKIPNLKHHTLFFENDFEAHIDCIYEEKKWPENPLFYCCCPSKTDTNVAPEGKENLFLLLPVAIGLDDDAEIREHYLLQMLGRIEKQTGAVNLRDKIVYKRSYCVRDFVKDYNAYGGNAYGLANTLNQTAVLKPKMKNKKLKNLHYTGQLTVPGPGVPPAIISGKIVAGEVS; encoded by the coding sequence ATGAAAAAACGTATTGCTATAATTGGTTCCGGTTTTTCCGGTTTGTCGGCAGCAGCTTATGCAGCAAAAGCCGGTCACGAGGTGCATGTTTTTGAAAAACACGATCAGCCTGGTGGCCGTGCCCGCCAATTTCAGACGCCGGAGGGTTTTGTCTTTGATATGGGACCTAGCTGGTATTGGATGCCGGATGTGATGGAAGATTTTTTTAGAGATTTCGGTACGGAAAGTGCTGCTTTTTTTCAACTGATTTCGTTGAATCCACAGTTTGATATGGTTTTTTCGGATGGCGTTTTAAGTGTACCGGAAAAGTTGGAAGACCTCCAGAAACTGTTTGAGTCGATAGAAACGGGTGCCGGAGAAAATCTGGAGAAATTTATGGAAGCGGCCCGTTATAAATATACGGTGGGAATGAAAGATTTTGTGACCAAACCTGCTCATTCGTGGTTGGAATTTTTTTCGCCGAAAATCGCGTTAAGTGCTTTAAAGCTGGATTTACTGACTAATTTCCGGACGTATGTATCGCGGTATTTTAAAAATGATAAACTCCGGATGCTGATGGAGTTTCCCGTAATTTTTCTGGGGGCAGCGCCTCAGAATATCCCCGCTCTGTATAGTTTAATGAATTATGGTGGCTATGCATTGGGAACGTTCTATCCGATGGGCGGTTTTTATCAGCTTGTTTTGGCGATGCAAAAAGTGGCCGAAAATCAAGGAGCGCACTTTCACTTTAACAAAAATATCGAGAAAATTAATGCGCGGAACGGTAAAATTGAAAGTATTGTAAGTAATGGATCGGAATATTTTTTTGATGAGGTTATTGCTTCCTGTGATTATCATCATATGGAAAGCCTGCTCGATATCGCTGATCGTAATTACAATGAAGATTACTGGGAAAACCGGACTTTTGCACCTTCCAGCCTGATTTATTATTTAGGTATAGATGAGAAAATCCCCAATTTAAAACATCATACGCTCTTTTTTGAAAATGACTTTGAGGCACATATCGATTGTATTTACGAAGAAAAAAAGTGGCCGGAAAATCCTTTGTTTTATTGTTGTTGCCCTTCTAAAACGGATACAAACGTGGCACCCGAAGGGAAAGAAAATCTTTTTCTGTTGTTGCCGGTGGCTATAGGGTTGGATGACGATGCGGAAATCCGGGAGCACTATTTGTTGCAAATGCTCGGTAGAATTGAAAAACAAACCGGTGCTGTAAATCTTCGCGATAAGATTGTTTACAAGAGGAGTTACTGTGTACGTGATTTTGTTAAGGATTATAATGCTTATGGTGGTAATGCCTACGGTTTGGCGAATACGCTTAATCAAACGGCGGTACTTAAACCCAAAATGAAAAATAAGAAATTAAAAAACCTTCACTATACCGGCCAGTTGACCGTTCCCGGACCAGGGGTTCCGCCTGCTATCATTTCCGGGAAAATTGTGGCTGGTGAGGTGAGTTAA
- a CDS encoding fasciclin domain-containing protein: MKTNFFKSSLATMAAVAMFLGFIFTSCDSDTETSMSPTSTITDVVVANPNFSLLKSAVVKANLATTLSGPGPFTVFAPDNNAFAASGISSATINALSSEQLKDILLYHTLPAKIVSVNVPAGPNAEVVTAGGGKVYVTKNTNGVFVNGWKVTVPDIVASNGVIHALEHVLLPPTGNIVATAQANNDLTYLVAAVLRASQGSTDVAAALSGGGPLTVFAPTNQAFIAAGFPTIASIEAADPDVLANILTYHVVAARAFSSDLSDGQNLTTLNGGQVTVSLVNGAAVKGNGNTTASNITAVNIMADNGVIHLIDRVLLP; this comes from the coding sequence ATGAAAACAAATTTTTTTAAAAGTTCGCTGGCAACTATGGCTGCTGTCGCTATGTTTTTAGGTTTTATTTTCACTTCCTGTGACAGCGATACTGAAACGTCTATGAGTCCTACCAGTACGATTACGGATGTCGTTGTGGCTAATCCAAATTTTAGTCTTCTGAAATCCGCGGTGGTAAAAGCTAATCTGGCAACTACGCTAAGCGGTCCCGGACCTTTTACGGTTTTTGCACCCGATAATAATGCTTTCGCGGCTTCCGGTATCAGCAGTGCTACAATTAATGCTCTTTCCTCTGAGCAACTAAAAGACATTCTGCTTTATCATACCCTGCCGGCTAAAATTGTGAGTGTAAATGTACCTGCCGGACCTAATGCTGAGGTTGTTACAGCCGGAGGCGGTAAAGTTTATGTGACTAAGAATACTAATGGTGTGTTTGTGAACGGTTGGAAGGTAACGGTTCCGGATATTGTGGCAAGTAATGGTGTTATACATGCACTCGAACATGTGTTGTTACCTCCCACCGGGAATATTGTTGCTACGGCTCAGGCTAACAATGATTTGACATATCTTGTAGCTGCCGTTTTACGAGCCAGTCAGGGGAGTACCGATGTTGCGGCTGCACTTTCGGGAGGAGGACCTCTTACGGTTTTTGCACCTACCAATCAGGCGTTTATAGCGGCTGGTTTCCCAACTATCGCTTCTATTGAGGCTGCTGATCCTGATGTTCTTGCAAATATTCTGACTTATCATGTTGTTGCTGCCCGGGCATTCTCTTCCGATTTGTCAGATGGACAAAATCTAACAACCCTCAATGGGGGACAAGTGACGGTGAGTCTTGTAAACGGAGCAGCTGTTAAAGGAAATGGAAATACTACAGCCAGTAACATCACTGCGGTTAATATAATGGCCGATAATGGTGTGATTCACCTTATAGACCGTGTGCTTTTACCATAA
- a CDS encoding phytoene/squalene synthase family protein has translation MKHLFDELSNTVSKITTQKYSTSFSLGILALKPSIRTAIYAIYGYVRLADEIVDSFHDYDKERLLLRLKKDTAEALQEKISLNPILQSFQETVNRYQIDPELIEKFLHSMEMDLQQIDYNSALYNEYIYGSAEVVGLMCLQVFTEGNKEQYEALKPFAMKLGSAFQKINFLRDLKDDYQILGRTYFPDIDMKVFDDWVKSQIEMEIEQEFKEALVGIKMLPVSSRFGVYLAYKYYLSLFYKIKRKSSNEILNARVRIPNTQKLFVALKSYVRYKVAAL, from the coding sequence ATGAAACATTTATTTGACGAACTGTCCAATACAGTCAGTAAAATTACGACTCAAAAATATAGCACCAGCTTTTCACTGGGTATCCTGGCGCTTAAGCCGTCCATTCGTACTGCGATTTATGCCATTTATGGCTATGTTCGTTTAGCAGATGAGATTGTAGATAGTTTTCATGATTATGATAAGGAGCGGCTTCTGCTCAGGCTTAAAAAGGATACCGCTGAGGCATTACAGGAAAAGATTTCGCTTAATCCAATTCTGCAATCTTTTCAGGAAACGGTAAACCGGTATCAAATCGATCCGGAGCTGATTGAAAAATTTCTACATAGTATGGAAATGGATTTACAGCAGATCGATTATAATTCCGCTTTGTATAACGAATATATTTATGGGTCGGCCGAAGTGGTGGGTTTAATGTGTTTGCAGGTGTTTACAGAAGGGAATAAAGAACAATATGAAGCTTTAAAACCCTTTGCCATGAAATTGGGTTCTGCTTTTCAAAAAATCAATTTCCTGAGAGATTTGAAAGACGATTACCAGATTTTAGGAAGAACGTATTTTCCTGATATTGATATGAAGGTGTTTGATGATTGGGTGAAAAGTCAGATTGAAATGGAAATCGAACAGGAATTTAAAGAAGCTTTGGTTGGGATTAAAATGCTGCCGGTTTCATCCCGGTTTGGAGTGTATCTGGCGTACAAATATTATTTGTCGTTATTTTATAAAATAAAACGTAAATCGTCTAACGAAATATTAAACGCAAGAGTTCGTATCCCAAATACTCAAAAGCTTTTTGTGGCTTTAAAGAGTTATGTTCGCTATAAAGTAGCCGCTTTATAA
- a CDS encoding SRPBCC family protein — MRYQLYREQQLRCDIETAWSFFSSPMNLSKITPEEMGFIVVSNFLNEEIYKGMIIDYKVSPVFHIPLKWRTRITQVDKNKSFTDFQEKGPYKYWNHFHEFIPNDQGILMKDTVNYELPAGFLGRIAHRVFVRRKLEHIFEYRYQILEKVFNQKKTRV, encoded by the coding sequence ATGAGATATCAGTTATATAGGGAACAGCAATTGCGTTGTGACATAGAAACAGCCTGGAGTTTTTTTTCCTCTCCGATGAATCTGTCAAAAATAACACCAGAGGAAATGGGCTTTATTGTCGTATCAAACTTTCTGAACGAGGAAATATACAAAGGTATGATTATAGATTATAAGGTGTCTCCCGTTTTTCATATTCCTTTAAAATGGAGAACCCGAATAACTCAAGTTGACAAAAATAAAAGTTTTACCGATTTTCAGGAAAAAGGCCCTTATAAATATTGGAATCATTTCCATGAGTTTATCCCTAATGATCAGGGAATATTAATGAAAGATACGGTGAATTATGAGTTACCTGCGGGGTTTTTAGGTAGAATTGCGCATCGGGTTTTTGTAAGAAGGAAACTGGAGCATATTTTTGAGTATCGTTATCAGATTTTGGAAAAAGTATTTAATCAAAAAAAGACCAGAGTATGA
- a CDS encoding beta-carotene hydroxylase: protein MNFIITMCTFIVMEGATWVIHKYVMHGFLWFLHKDHHDHSNAGVLEKNDYFFVIFALPTILMMYFGANQGFNYLFFIGLGIMLYGMAYFFVHDIFIHQRMKLFKYTENPYFLALRRAHKQHHKHIGKEEGECFGFLYVPFKYFKMYFNKK, encoded by the coding sequence ATGAATTTTATTATAACAATGTGTACGTTTATTGTAATGGAAGGAGCGACCTGGGTTATACATAAATATGTTATGCACGGTTTTTTATGGTTTTTACACAAAGATCATCACGATCATAGTAATGCCGGAGTCTTAGAAAAAAACGATTATTTCTTTGTCATCTTTGCGCTGCCAACCATACTGATGATGTATTTTGGAGCAAATCAAGGATTTAATTATCTTTTTTTTATAGGATTAGGGATTATGCTTTATGGGATGGCTTATTTTTTTGTACACGATATTTTTATTCATCAGCGAATGAAATTGTTTAAGTATACTGAAAATCCTTATTTTTTAGCATTAAGAAGAGCTCACAAGCAACATCATAAACATATTGGTAAAGAAGAAGGGGAGTGTTTTGGGTTTTTATATGTTCCTTTTAAGTATTTTAAAATGTATTTTAACAAAAAATAA
- a CDS encoding lycopene cyclase domain-containing protein, giving the protein MEYTYSLILFFTVIICFIASFDKRIGFNRHFGAFIKAAILVAIPFIAWDIYFTASNVWWFNTDYTLGITIAGLPLEEMLFFIFIPFSCVFTYYSIDKYYKWDSLSALNNILVFVSVIVLSLVALLNTDKLYTLVTAVATILTLVYLHFVVRAVWITKASLVFTILMLGFFPVNGILTGTGIESPIVNYNPKEFLGIRMLTIPVEDAVYGYTQFLLVLYFFKKISANTVIKL; this is encoded by the coding sequence ATGGAATATACTTATTCGCTTATTTTATTCTTTACGGTTATTATTTGCTTTATTGCATCTTTCGATAAACGTATCGGATTTAATCGTCACTTTGGAGCCTTTATCAAAGCAGCTATTCTTGTTGCTATTCCTTTTATTGCCTGGGATATCTATTTTACAGCCAGTAATGTATGGTGGTTTAATACAGATTATACACTCGGAATTACAATAGCCGGGCTTCCTTTGGAAGAGATGCTTTTTTTTATTTTTATTCCTTTTTCCTGCGTGTTTACGTATTATTCAATTGATAAATACTATAAATGGGATAGCCTCAGCGCATTGAATAATATTCTGGTATTTGTCAGTGTTATTGTTTTGTCTTTAGTGGCCCTGTTAAACACCGATAAACTGTATACACTGGTTACGGCTGTGGCAACGATTTTGACTCTTGTGTATCTCCATTTTGTAGTTCGGGCAGTGTGGATCACTAAGGCATCTCTGGTTTTTACAATACTGATGCTGGGTTTCTTTCCGGTAAATGGTATTTTAACCGGAACGGGTATCGAAAGTCCAATAGTGAATTATAATCCAAAAGAATTTTTAGGAATCAGAATGCTTACTATTCCTGTTGAAGATGCCGTTTATGGCTATACACAATTTCTTTTGGTACTTTATTTTTTTAAAAAAATCAGCGCTAATACTGTGATTAAACTTTAG
- a CDS encoding tryptophan-rich sensory protein, with amino-acid sequence MKRPIQIANGVALVMTVVINYLSNSGVFNGQTMATISAKYQNLFTPAGYAFSIWGLIYLGLLGFVVYYGPFTKATAIKEKICLQVGWWFVISCVVNCLWVLAWLYEYTFITILLMLLLFVSLLLIIRNTNQVLEKPDSGTTIFLRVPFYIYSGWISVALIANIAAYLKKIGWNGFGISETVWTILMFAVAALLHVIMIWKRNMPVFAMVAVWALIAIAYANYQLNYSVYIAAVITTVFIAVNIIVYFVQNLRISLNPKDRV; translated from the coding sequence ATGAAAAGACCGATTCAAATAGCAAATGGGGTGGCATTAGTAATGACCGTTGTGATTAATTATCTATCCAATTCAGGGGTTTTTAACGGACAAACGATGGCAACAATTTCTGCAAAATACCAAAATCTGTTCACTCCTGCAGGTTACGCATTTTCAATTTGGGGGCTTATATATTTAGGCCTTTTGGGGTTTGTTGTTTATTATGGACCTTTTACTAAAGCAACTGCGATTAAAGAAAAAATATGTTTGCAAGTAGGCTGGTGGTTTGTGATTTCCTGTGTTGTAAACTGCTTGTGGGTGCTGGCCTGGTTGTATGAATATACTTTTATCACCATACTGTTAATGCTTTTACTTTTTGTATCACTTCTATTGATAATCCGTAATACAAATCAGGTTTTGGAAAAGCCAGATAGCGGAACTACCATTTTTCTGAGAGTGCCTTTCTATATTTATTCCGGATGGATTTCTGTAGCCTTGATTGCCAATATAGCAGCTTATCTGAAAAAAATTGGCTGGAATGGTTTCGGAATTTCAGAAACTGTCTGGACTATATTAATGTTTGCAGTTGCTGCTTTACTTCATGTAATAATGATCTGGAAGCGGAACATGCCGGTATTTGCAATGGTAGCGGTTTGGGCTTTAATCGCTATAGCATATGCTAATTATCAGCTCAATTATAGTGTTTATATAGCGGCAGTTATTACAACGGTGTTTATTGCGGTCAACATAATTGTATATTTTGTTCAGAATCTAAGAATATCGCTTAACCCGAAAGACAGGGTATAA